Proteins encoded within one genomic window of Legionella sp. PC997:
- the gshA gene encoding glutamate--cysteine ligase has translation MNAHEIPVPHLTTAHSGPLFHVEKIVLNQIAAIEAWFRHQWKETPPPLTSSVDLRHAGFKLAPVDTNLFPAGFNNLNPEFLPLCIQATQSVLVDYIPDCTRILLIPESHTRNMFYLKSLNVLRTIFIKAGFVVRIGSLDPEIKEPTEVLLEEGESLLLEPIQREGDRVGLANYNPCFLMLNNDLSQGIPEILQGIKQKIRPTAQLGWSSRLKSSHFNFYDKVAMEFSELVGMDPWLINPYFSALEGLDFMAQEGIDKLAIEVEKILTLMNDKYATYGIKEKPFVVIKADNGTYGMSVMMVHEAEEVRKLNRKQRTRMSTSKGGRKVDRVIIQEGVYTFETMPNGSVAEPVVYMIGQFVVGGFYRVHKERGIDENLNAPGMHFEPLAFAQACNMPCDDLTEVDESNRFYVYGVIARLAALAAAREIAAIGDE, from the coding sequence ATGAATGCACATGAAATCCCTGTTCCTCATTTAACCACCGCACATTCTGGACCATTGTTTCATGTTGAAAAAATTGTTTTAAATCAAATCGCAGCTATTGAGGCTTGGTTTAGGCATCAATGGAAGGAAACTCCCCCTCCTTTAACCTCATCTGTTGACTTACGTCATGCGGGATTCAAACTGGCGCCAGTAGATACTAATCTATTTCCAGCTGGGTTTAATAATTTGAATCCGGAATTCCTTCCCCTATGTATTCAGGCAACACAGTCTGTTTTAGTTGACTATATTCCAGATTGCACACGCATCTTATTGATTCCAGAAAGTCATACACGCAATATGTTTTATTTAAAAAGTCTTAATGTTTTAAGAACTATTTTTATAAAAGCGGGATTTGTGGTTCGCATTGGTAGTTTGGATCCTGAGATTAAAGAACCTACAGAGGTGCTTCTTGAAGAGGGGGAGTCGCTACTGTTAGAGCCTATTCAGCGCGAGGGTGATAGAGTGGGCCTCGCTAATTATAACCCCTGTTTTCTTATGTTAAATAATGATCTCTCTCAGGGGATTCCTGAAATTTTACAAGGTATAAAGCAAAAAATAAGACCTACAGCACAGTTAGGTTGGTCTTCACGCTTGAAATCGAGTCATTTTAATTTTTATGACAAGGTTGCGATGGAGTTTTCCGAATTGGTAGGGATGGATCCTTGGTTAATTAATCCTTATTTTAGTGCTTTAGAAGGTCTTGATTTCATGGCCCAGGAAGGTATAGATAAATTAGCTATTGAAGTGGAGAAAATTCTCACTTTAATGAATGATAAATATGCAACTTATGGGATAAAAGAAAAACCATTTGTAGTAATTAAAGCGGATAATGGCACTTATGGCATGAGCGTGATGATGGTGCATGAGGCAGAAGAAGTACGTAAATTAAATCGAAAACAGCGCACTCGAATGTCGACCAGTAAAGGAGGTCGCAAAGTGGATCGGGTTATTATTCAAGAGGGTGTCTATACCTTTGAAACCATGCCAAATGGCTCGGTTGCCGAACCTGTTGTGTATATGATTGGTCAGTTTGTAGTGGGTGGATTTTACCGAGTTCACAAAGAACGTGGCATTGATGAAAATCTGAATGCACCCGGAATGCATTTTGAACCTCTAGCTTTTGCCCAAGCCTGTAACATGCCTTGCGATGATTTAACTGAGGTAGATGAATCGAACCGGTTTTATGTATATGGAGTTATTGCTCGCTTAGCTGCACTTGCTGCAGCAAGAGAAATAGCAGCAATTGGAGATGAATAA
- a CDS encoding VacJ family lipoprotein — protein sequence MRLTLRIISFTGALALTGCACKGTNPADPFEPFNRKVYKFNSALDNAILKPTAKAYRAVLPAPVRKSINNFYNNLDLIPSVGNDLLQAEGKWAIRDSWRFIINSSLGVGGLFDVAKTFGLPPHSNDLGLTLAKWGDKNSPFLMLPLLGPSTLRDGAGWLFQFALYSPYVYINEDAVVYSLLALRTVDLRSQLLDTEQIMDEALDKYAFMRDAYLQYRNHLITGAHSDTGSLYVDDKKADQEAAAETGSDYIDE from the coding sequence ATGCGATTAACTTTAAGAATCATTAGCTTTACTGGTGCTCTAGCTTTAACAGGATGTGCTTGCAAGGGAACGAACCCAGCCGATCCTTTTGAACCCTTTAACCGCAAGGTATATAAATTCAATTCTGCCTTAGATAATGCCATTTTAAAGCCGACAGCAAAAGCATATCGGGCTGTTTTACCTGCTCCTGTCCGTAAAAGTATAAATAATTTTTACAACAATCTTGATCTTATCCCATCTGTAGGAAACGATCTTCTGCAAGCTGAGGGAAAATGGGCAATTCGTGACTCGTGGCGATTCATTATAAACTCCTCTCTTGGTGTGGGTGGCTTATTTGACGTAGCTAAAACCTTTGGCTTACCTCCCCATTCAAATGATTTAGGTCTTACTTTAGCTAAATGGGGCGATAAAAATTCTCCCTTCCTAATGCTTCCTCTATTAGGTCCAAGTACCCTTAGAGATGGAGCAGGATGGTTATTCCAATTTGCTTTATACAGCCCCTATGTTTATATAAATGAAGATGCTGTAGTCTATAGTCTATTAGCTCTTCGTACAGTGGATTTGCGCTCACAACTATTAGATACTGAACAAATAATGGATGAAGCTTTGGATAAATATGCCTTTATGAGAGATGCGTATTTACAATATCGAAATCATCTAATCACCGGCGCTCATTCAGACACAGGTTCTCTTTATGTTGATGATAAAAAAGCCGATCAGGAAGCAGCTGCAGAAACTGGTAGTGATTATATAGATGAATAA
- the gshB gene encoding glutathione synthase, translating to MKLAVLLDPLNQLKPYKDTTLAMIKKAQEMGWSCVVFTQEDLFCKDGRAFAHVYDLSIGDVNSRDWATINASYETSLGEFDIILMRKDPPFNTEYIYTTYCLELAEHEGVLVANKPQSLRDANEKFFTLNFPQCCPTTLVSRNIKQLKSFWEEHKQVIFKPLEGMGGNSVFHVEEQGNNLAVILEVLTKNQTQTIIAQRYIHEIKHTGDKRILLINGEPVPFALARIPAQGDLRGNLAAGARGEVVPITERDRWICGQVAPTLKAKGLYFVGLDVIGDYLTEINVTSPTCLIEIEAETKLDIAGDFLRCLEKICRA from the coding sequence ATGAAACTTGCTGTTTTACTAGATCCTCTAAATCAATTAAAACCTTATAAAGATACCACTCTAGCTATGATCAAGAAAGCTCAAGAAATGGGTTGGTCTTGTGTTGTTTTTACCCAAGAGGATTTATTTTGTAAGGATGGACGGGCTTTCGCACACGTTTATGATTTAAGTATCGGAGATGTGAATAGCAGAGATTGGGCCACCATTAATGCTTCATATGAAACGTCTTTGGGTGAGTTCGATATCATCCTCATGCGAAAAGATCCTCCTTTTAATACAGAATACATTTACACAACTTATTGTTTGGAGCTGGCCGAACACGAAGGGGTTCTTGTTGCCAACAAACCTCAAAGCTTGCGTGATGCAAATGAGAAGTTTTTTACTTTAAATTTTCCTCAGTGTTGTCCGACTACCCTGGTTTCGCGAAATATAAAGCAATTGAAATCATTTTGGGAGGAGCACAAACAAGTTATTTTTAAACCCTTGGAAGGCATGGGAGGTAATTCCGTTTTCCATGTTGAGGAGCAAGGAAATAATTTAGCAGTTATTTTAGAAGTCCTGACTAAAAATCAAACACAAACAATTATTGCACAACGTTATATTCATGAAATAAAACATACCGGTGATAAACGCATTTTATTAATCAATGGCGAGCCTGTCCCTTTTGCTTTGGCGCGTATTCCCGCGCAAGGAGATTTACGCGGAAATTTAGCTGCGGGTGCACGCGGGGAGGTCGTACCTATTACAGAGCGAGACAGATGGATTTGTGGACAAGTGGCTCCCACTCTCAAGGCCAAGGGGTTGTATTTTGTTGGTCTCGATGTGATTGGTGATTATTTAACAGAAATTAATGTTACAAGCCCAACCTGTTTAATAGAAATAGAAGCAGAAACAAAACTTGATATCGCTGGTGATTTTTTACGTTGCCTTGAGAAGATATGTAGGGCTTAA
- the pip gene encoding prolyl aminopeptidase, whose translation MHSLYPSIKPYAQHELKVSELHTLYIEETGNPDGLPVIVLHPGPGASSGDGYLRRFFDPQHYRIVLFDQRGCGRSTPHLEVRENTTNLLLDDIDAIRDFLGLSEFVLSGGGWGSLLALLYAQKFPQQIKALQLHQVFLGRQQDFDWFYKQGANLVYPDYWQEFISSVPEDMLDKIPQYYANCLQGPNELARMSAAKSWALWEARCSSLHPHLYVIDQFSDPHFALALATLESHYINNHFFIEENQVMDNVHKIRHIPTYIVHGRFDLISPLAGAFELHQAIPASNLRIVRDAGHSDRESGIIDALIYASKEISKQGPDAC comes from the coding sequence ATGCACTCACTCTATCCGTCAATTAAACCTTATGCGCAACACGAATTAAAAGTCAGTGAACTGCATACGCTTTATATTGAAGAAACCGGCAATCCTGATGGATTACCGGTTATTGTATTACATCCAGGCCCTGGTGCTTCTTCGGGAGATGGTTACCTTAGACGTTTTTTTGATCCACAACACTATCGTATCGTACTTTTTGATCAGCGCGGGTGTGGACGCTCTACTCCTCACCTGGAAGTTCGTGAAAATACGACCAATTTATTATTAGATGATATCGATGCCATCAGAGACTTTTTAGGATTGTCCGAATTTGTATTGTCTGGGGGCGGCTGGGGCTCTTTACTTGCTTTACTCTACGCGCAAAAATTTCCCCAACAGATTAAGGCATTACAACTGCATCAAGTTTTTTTGGGGAGACAGCAAGATTTTGATTGGTTTTATAAACAAGGTGCTAACCTGGTTTATCCTGATTACTGGCAAGAATTTATTAGCAGTGTGCCTGAAGACATGCTAGATAAAATTCCCCAATATTATGCCAATTGTTTGCAAGGACCCAATGAACTGGCACGGATGAGTGCAGCAAAGTCATGGGCATTGTGGGAGGCTCGTTGCAGTAGCTTACATCCTCATTTATATGTCATTGATCAATTCAGCGACCCTCATTTTGCGCTGGCTCTTGCAACGTTAGAATCTCACTACATTAATAACCATTTTTTCATTGAAGAAAATCAGGTAATGGACAATGTTCATAAAATCAGACATATCCCAACATACATTGTACACGGCCGTTTTGATTTAATTTCGCCTCTGGCTGGCGCCTTTGAACTTCATCAAGCAATCCCGGCATCTAATTTAAGAATAGTTCGTGATGCAGGACATTCAGATAGAGAATCAGGAATCATTGACGCCCTGATTTATGCAAGTAAAGAAATTTCCAAACAAGGGCCTGATGCATGCTGA
- a CDS encoding rhodanese-like domain-containing protein yields the protein MTNPNIKTIDVHQLKKMMDHDPDLCLIDVRELEEWQEFHIARALHIPKDLIPSSIAVQFPNKNQPIYLHCKGGVRSLFAAQCLMDLGYQEVYSVDGGIIDWAKSGYPIEQQKERLEPQL from the coding sequence ATGACCAACCCTAATATTAAAACCATTGATGTGCATCAACTAAAAAAAATGATGGATCATGATCCCGATCTTTGTTTAATTGATGTTAGGGAATTGGAAGAATGGCAAGAATTCCATATTGCTAGAGCGCTTCATATCCCTAAAGATCTTATTCCATCCTCTATTGCTGTCCAATTCCCAAATAAAAATCAACCCATTTATTTACATTGTAAAGGTGGAGTTCGATCTTTATTTGCTGCTCAATGCTTAATGGATTTAGGATATCAAGAAGTTTATTCAGTAGATGGTGGTATTATTGATTGGGCTAAATCGGGTTACCCAATAGAACAACAGAAAGAACGACTAGAGCCACAATTATAA
- the glyS gene encoding glycine--tRNA ligase subunit beta, whose translation MVNDFIFELGCEELPSGSVWPLADEFANHLLAALDKAQLGYGQVKRFATPRRIAIVISDLQEEQKSQSVTRRGPALAAAYDKEGKPTQALLGFAKSCGVEVEQLSRIETEKGDWIAFEAESQGNKTKNLLPVLINQSLAALSIAKPMRWGAGDEEFARPVHWAVMLYGDKVIEHTVLGIKSGRESRGHRFHHPQPIAINSAQSYELQMKEAFVLADFSARKHMVKKQVEELAESIQATAIMPEDLLDEVTSIVEWPQALMANFEKEFLEVPAESLIASMQSHQKCFALKDKQGKLLPHFITVSNIASTNPKQVILGNEKVMRARLSDAAFFFRQDKKSPLSQHIAGTEHVIFQAKLGSLKDKALRIEALMTYLSSALHLSLHQAQRAAQLSKCDLLTGMVGEFPELQGLMGYYYALNDGEDQGVAQALNEQYMPRFAADSLPESDLGLALSLADRIDTLVGIFAIGQKPSGVKDPFKLRRHALAVVRLLIATSAQLNLSTLIEQAIIHYGTQLSMEPNLLDELKSFILERLQSHYQAQGLSVDLVHAVRARQDDWLYDLDKRLSALQLFVKLPEAASLSAACKRVNNLLTQAGRQTLSAVNEELFTEEPERFLFIHINQVARAVEPLYRSADYSPLLKLLASLKEPVDLFFDKVMVMVEDQAIKVNRLALLARLQDLLQGVADISLLQMG comes from the coding sequence ATGGTCAATGATTTTATATTTGAATTAGGTTGCGAAGAGTTACCTTCTGGTTCAGTATGGCCTCTTGCTGATGAATTTGCTAACCATTTATTGGCTGCATTGGACAAGGCACAATTAGGTTATGGGCAAGTGAAGCGTTTTGCTACGCCACGACGTATCGCAATTGTTATCTCTGATTTACAAGAAGAACAAAAAAGCCAAAGCGTCACCAGGCGTGGCCCTGCTCTAGCTGCTGCGTACGACAAGGAAGGAAAACCTACCCAAGCCTTACTAGGTTTTGCTAAATCGTGTGGTGTTGAAGTAGAGCAACTCTCTCGGATTGAAACAGAAAAAGGGGATTGGATTGCTTTCGAAGCAGAGAGCCAAGGAAATAAAACCAAAAATTTGTTGCCAGTTTTAATTAATCAATCTCTGGCTGCTTTGTCCATTGCAAAACCCATGCGTTGGGGGGCTGGGGATGAAGAATTCGCTCGGCCTGTGCATTGGGCAGTAATGCTCTATGGGGACAAGGTAATAGAACATACGGTATTGGGAATTAAAAGTGGCCGTGAGAGTAGGGGGCATCGTTTTCATCATCCCCAACCCATTGCTATTAACTCCGCACAAAGCTATGAATTGCAAATGAAAGAGGCTTTTGTTCTTGCTGATTTTTCCGCTCGAAAACACATGGTTAAAAAACAAGTAGAGGAATTGGCTGAATCCATCCAAGCGACAGCAATTATGCCTGAAGATTTGCTGGATGAAGTAACTTCAATTGTTGAGTGGCCTCAAGCTCTGATGGCGAATTTTGAAAAAGAATTTCTTGAAGTTCCTGCTGAATCCTTAATTGCATCGATGCAATCGCATCAAAAATGTTTTGCTTTAAAGGATAAGCAGGGAAAGTTATTGCCCCATTTCATTACTGTATCAAATATCGCGAGTACCAATCCCAAACAAGTTATTTTAGGGAATGAAAAAGTGATGCGAGCACGTTTGAGCGATGCTGCATTCTTTTTTAGACAAGATAAAAAATCACCTTTAAGTCAACATATAGCGGGTACCGAACACGTCATTTTCCAAGCAAAATTAGGTAGTTTAAAGGATAAAGCATTACGAATTGAAGCACTAATGACCTATTTAAGCTCTGCTTTACATTTAAGTTTACATCAGGCACAACGTGCAGCACAGTTAAGCAAATGCGATTTGCTGACCGGAATGGTGGGCGAATTCCCTGAATTACAGGGATTAATGGGATATTATTACGCACTAAACGATGGAGAAGATCAAGGTGTTGCCCAAGCTTTAAATGAACAATATATGCCACGTTTCGCTGCGGACAGTTTACCGGAATCTGATTTAGGGTTGGCTCTATCGCTTGCAGATAGAATTGATACTTTAGTTGGCATTTTTGCCATAGGACAAAAACCTTCGGGGGTAAAGGATCCATTTAAATTACGCCGTCATGCTTTAGCTGTTGTTCGATTACTCATTGCCACATCAGCACAACTCAACTTAAGTACACTAATTGAGCAAGCCATAATTCATTATGGAACCCAATTATCTATGGAACCTAATTTATTGGATGAATTGAAATCATTTATTCTTGAACGCTTACAATCTCATTATCAAGCTCAAGGATTAAGTGTTGATTTAGTTCATGCTGTTAGAGCTCGTCAGGATGATTGGTTGTATGATTTGGACAAGCGCTTGAGTGCTCTACAGTTATTTGTAAAACTACCTGAAGCAGCTTCTCTTTCTGCCGCGTGTAAACGTGTGAATAATTTACTTACACAGGCAGGACGACAAACTTTATCCGCTGTGAATGAAGAACTGTTTACCGAGGAACCGGAGCGATTTTTATTTATCCACATTAATCAAGTTGCACGAGCAGTTGAGCCTTTATACCGCAGTGCCGATTATAGCCCATTATTGAAATTATTGGCCAGCCTTAAAGAACCGGTAGATTTGTTTTTTGATAAAGTCATGGTCATGGTGGAGGATCAGGCAATAAAGGTAAACCGTTTAGCCCTTTTGGCACGTTTGCAAGATTTATTACAGGGTGTCGCAGATATTTCATTGTTGCAAATGGGGTAA
- the dtd gene encoding D-aminoacyl-tRNA deacylase: MLIVIQRVNQARVEIDSETVGTIGQGLLILCGFEPEDTEQNINKMLDKCLNYRIFNDSQGKMNLSLKEVQGGLLLVPQFTLMAETQKGLRPSFSNAAPPELGRQLFDNLLTRAAQLYPHTQSGCFGADMQVHLCNDGPVTFLLKF; the protein is encoded by the coding sequence ATGCTGATTGTAATTCAAAGAGTAAACCAAGCCCGAGTAGAGATTGATAGTGAAACCGTTGGAACAATAGGTCAAGGACTTCTGATCCTCTGTGGTTTTGAACCTGAAGACACAGAACAGAATATCAATAAAATGTTAGATAAATGTCTTAATTATCGTATTTTTAATGACAGTCAAGGAAAAATGAATTTAAGCCTTAAAGAGGTTCAAGGTGGGTTATTATTAGTTCCTCAATTTACGTTAATGGCCGAAACCCAAAAAGGATTGCGTCCCAGTTTTTCAAATGCAGCACCACCTGAGCTGGGTCGTCAATTATTTGATAATCTCTTAACACGAGCCGCTCAGTTATATCCTCATACACAAAGTGGATGTTTTGGTGCGGACATGCAAGTTCATTTGTGCAACGATGGTCCTGTGACCTTTTTATTAAAATTCTAA
- a CDS encoding DsbA family protein, with amino-acid sequence MKFTNLLTVGALTASLVSPAIMAADTNNTTPMSDTQKKEIEKVIHDYLVTNPEVLLEASQALQQKQQQSMQQQAQSAIKENTDQLFQGKTTVVGNPKGNVTIVEFFDYQCIHCKKMSPIINSLVKKDSDLRIIYKEFPIFGKSSELASRAALAAGMQGKYQEMHNALISIDKRLNDQIVMATAKSLGLDMKKLKTDMQSKDVTAALDANRELAEKLHLMGTPAFIIASTPNGQFKAGSEPSFIPGAASEESLQELIKKAAGNS; translated from the coding sequence GTGAAATTTACAAATTTATTAACAGTAGGAGCGCTGACCGCATCTTTAGTATCACCTGCAATTATGGCAGCAGATACCAATAATACAACTCCTATGTCTGATACCCAAAAAAAAGAAATTGAAAAAGTTATACACGACTATTTAGTTACTAATCCAGAAGTACTTTTGGAAGCTTCTCAAGCGTTGCAACAAAAACAACAGCAAAGTATGCAACAACAAGCTCAATCTGCAATTAAAGAAAACACAGACCAATTGTTCCAGGGTAAAACAACGGTTGTAGGTAATCCAAAAGGTAATGTGACCATTGTTGAGTTTTTTGATTATCAATGCATTCATTGCAAAAAAATGTCACCAATTATTAATAGTTTAGTCAAGAAAGACAGTGACTTGAGAATTATTTATAAAGAATTCCCAATTTTTGGTAAGAGTTCTGAATTGGCTTCTAGAGCCGCTTTAGCTGCTGGTATGCAAGGCAAATATCAAGAAATGCATAATGCATTAATTTCCATTGATAAGCGTTTAAACGACCAAATTGTTATGGCTACTGCTAAGTCGTTAGGTTTGGATATGAAGAAGTTAAAAACTGATATGCAAAGCAAAGACGTAACTGCTGCTTTGGATGCAAACCGTGAATTAGCAGAAAAGTTACACTTGATGGGAACTCCTGCGTTTATAATCGCTTCAACTCCAAATGGTCAGTTTAAAGCAGGTTCTGAACCTTCATTCATACCTGGTGCTGCCAGTGAAGAATCGTTGCAAGAGTTAATCAAAAAAGCAGCAGGTAATTCCTAA
- the uvrD gene encoding DNA helicase II produces MTLAAILKGLNERQREAVTSPLGNTLVLAGAGSGKTKVLVSRIAWLIEEKHISPHGILAVTFTNKAAGEMRTRLNHMLSTPVLGLWVGTFHGLCHRLLRRHYQEARLPELFHILDSEDQARLIKRVISSLNLDSEQWPVKQAQSFINGRKDEGLRPQHVHTLSYGPGKTLLNIYSAYEQACQTAGVIDFAELLLRTHELLRDNPEILNHYRQRFQAILVDEFQDTNTIQYAWIRLLAGEHAAVLAVGDDDQSIYGWRGAKVENIQQFSQDFKNTQIIRLEQNYRSTATILDAANALITHNNSRMGKDLWTEGATGEKIIVYSAFNELEEARFVCERIMMEINQGVSADEIAILYRSNAQSRVLEEALLRAGIAYRIYGGLRFFDRAEVKDALAYLRLLVNPDDDNAFERIVNFPTRGIGEKTLEDLRHYAKSEQCSLWRAAKTLLQSGEMAQRAGSSLAKFIELIEQLQQNTAAMELDEQLSVVIQQSGLYAHFSKIKGDKSESRLDNLQELINAAKQFRYEQEEEEEIPLVNAFLAHASLEAGEMQAEEHERYVHLMTLHAAKGLEFPMVFLVGLEEGVFPGKQSLEEPGRLEEERRLCYVGMTRAMRKLVLSYAEIRRQYGREEYHRPSRFLRELPQELLDEVRVKAKFQAPVISRNKPSVVQETSGLSLGQNVTHAKFGSGIVLAVEGSGAHTRVQVKFSEHGVKWLVLAYANLAVEI; encoded by the coding sequence ATGACTCTTGCTGCAATTCTTAAAGGACTGAACGAGCGACAACGCGAAGCAGTTACTTCTCCGCTGGGTAATACGCTAGTTCTTGCTGGGGCAGGAAGTGGAAAAACAAAAGTTTTGGTTAGTCGCATTGCATGGCTTATAGAGGAGAAACATATTTCCCCACATGGAATTCTAGCCGTAACGTTTACTAATAAAGCGGCTGGTGAAATGAGGACGCGCTTAAATCATATGTTGAGTACGCCTGTATTGGGGTTATGGGTAGGAACTTTTCATGGGTTGTGTCATCGTTTGCTCCGTCGACATTATCAAGAAGCTCGTTTGCCTGAACTGTTTCATATTTTAGATTCTGAAGATCAAGCACGATTAATCAAGCGAGTGATTAGTTCATTAAATCTTGATTCAGAACAATGGCCCGTAAAACAAGCTCAATCATTCATAAATGGACGTAAAGATGAGGGACTTCGACCTCAGCACGTCCATACCTTGTCTTATGGGCCTGGTAAAACGTTACTCAATATTTATAGTGCCTATGAACAAGCTTGTCAGACAGCAGGAGTAATCGATTTTGCGGAATTGTTATTGCGAACTCATGAGTTGTTACGTGATAACCCAGAGATTCTTAATCATTACCGTCAACGATTTCAAGCCATATTAGTGGATGAGTTCCAGGATACTAATACAATTCAATATGCCTGGATACGTCTGCTTGCTGGTGAACATGCCGCTGTCTTGGCGGTTGGCGATGATGATCAATCTATTTATGGATGGCGTGGCGCTAAAGTTGAGAATATCCAGCAGTTTTCCCAAGATTTTAAAAACACACAGATTATTCGTTTAGAGCAAAATTATCGTTCAACCGCGACGATACTCGATGCAGCCAATGCTCTAATCACACATAATAATTCTCGAATGGGAAAAGACTTATGGACAGAGGGCGCCACTGGAGAAAAAATTATAGTCTATAGTGCTTTTAATGAGTTGGAAGAAGCACGCTTTGTTTGTGAACGAATTATGATGGAAATAAATCAGGGCGTAAGTGCTGATGAAATTGCTATTCTATATCGCTCGAATGCTCAATCGAGGGTTTTAGAGGAAGCCTTATTACGTGCTGGAATTGCTTATCGTATTTATGGGGGATTGCGCTTCTTCGATCGAGCAGAGGTAAAAGATGCTTTAGCTTATTTGCGTTTATTGGTGAATCCTGATGATGATAATGCTTTTGAGCGAATCGTTAATTTTCCCACTCGTGGTATCGGTGAAAAAACGCTTGAAGATTTGCGTCATTATGCCAAATCCGAACAGTGTTCTTTATGGCGCGCGGCCAAAACCTTATTACAATCAGGTGAAATGGCTCAACGGGCGGGTTCTTCTCTTGCAAAATTCATTGAGTTAATTGAACAATTGCAACAAAATACCGCAGCAATGGAGCTGGATGAGCAGTTATCCGTAGTAATTCAGCAGAGTGGATTGTATGCGCATTTTAGCAAAATCAAAGGCGACAAATCTGAGTCTCGTCTTGATAACTTACAAGAATTAATCAATGCGGCAAAACAATTCCGTTATGAACAAGAAGAGGAAGAAGAAATTCCTCTAGTGAATGCATTCCTAGCACATGCCTCTTTGGAGGCCGGAGAAATGCAGGCAGAAGAGCACGAACGTTATGTCCATTTGATGACCTTACATGCTGCTAAAGGGCTTGAATTTCCAATGGTATTTTTAGTGGGGTTGGAAGAAGGAGTGTTCCCTGGGAAACAATCTTTGGAAGAGCCTGGACGATTAGAGGAAGAGCGTCGGTTATGTTACGTGGGAATGACGCGTGCGATGCGCAAACTGGTTTTATCCTATGCTGAAATCCGACGACAATATGGGCGAGAAGAATATCACCGGCCTTCACGATTTTTAAGGGAGTTACCTCAAGAATTGCTTGATGAGGTTCGTGTCAAGGCGAAGTTTCAAGCACCCGTTATTTCACGAAATAAACCTTCAGTGGTACAAGAAACTTCAGGCTTATCTTTAGGCCAAAATGTAACTCATGCAAAATTTGGCTCGGGCATCGTATTAGCAGTTGAGGGTAGTGGGGCACATACCCGCGTTCAGGTGAAGTTTAGTGAACATGGTGTGAAGTGGCTGGTCTTGGCTTATGCTAATTTAGCCGTAGAAATATAA
- the glyQ gene encoding glycine--tRNA ligase subunit alpha: MTKPSTFQDIILTLQQYWAAQGCVILQPFDMEVGAGTFHPATFLRAIGPEPWSAAYVQPSRRPTDGRYGDNPNRVQHYYQFQVVLKPSPLDIQDKYLDSLRALGVDPLADDIRFVEDNWESPTLGAWGLGWEVWQNGMEVSQFTYFQQAGGLACKPVTGELTYGLERLAMYILGVDNLFDLPWSNTANGIITYGNVFHQNEVEMSAYNFEHANVEELFKQFDYYEREAQKLIELQLPLPAYEMVIKASHSFNLLDARKAISVTERQRFILRVRHLSRAVAQAYYQAREALGFPMLNQKVCDGQ, translated from the coding sequence ATGACAAAACCATCTACATTTCAGGATATTATACTTACCCTGCAGCAATATTGGGCTGCTCAAGGATGTGTTATATTGCAACCTTTTGATATGGAAGTTGGCGCGGGTACTTTCCATCCAGCAACGTTCTTAAGAGCAATAGGTCCCGAACCTTGGTCGGCAGCCTACGTACAGCCTTCCCGAAGGCCTACGGATGGTCGCTATGGAGATAATCCAAATCGTGTACAACATTATTACCAATTCCAAGTGGTTCTCAAGCCTTCTCCTTTAGATATACAAGATAAATATTTAGATTCATTGCGCGCCTTAGGAGTTGATCCTTTGGCGGATGATATTCGTTTTGTTGAAGACAATTGGGAATCGCCTACTTTAGGTGCTTGGGGACTAGGTTGGGAAGTCTGGCAAAATGGCATGGAAGTATCCCAATTTACTTATTTCCAACAAGCAGGTGGATTGGCGTGTAAACCTGTAACAGGCGAGTTGACTTACGGCTTGGAACGTTTAGCTATGTATATATTGGGGGTGGATAACTTATTTGATCTACCTTGGAGTAATACTGCAAATGGTATCATAACTTATGGTAACGTGTTTCATCAAAATGAAGTGGAGATGTCTGCTTATAATTTTGAACATGCTAATGTAGAAGAGTTATTTAAACAATTTGATTATTATGAACGTGAAGCGCAAAAGTTAATAGAATTACAATTACCACTTCCTGCTTATGAAATGGTAATTAAAGCATCGCACTCATTTAACTTACTCGATGCACGCAAAGCAATATCTGTTACTGAAAGGCAGCGTTTTATCTTACGCGTAAGACATTTATCAAGAGCAGTAGCGCAAGCTTATTATCAAGCACGCGAAGCTTTGGGTTTTCCTATGCTTAACCAAAAGGTGTGTGATGGTCAATGA